A genomic window from Streptomyces sp. WMMC940 includes:
- a CDS encoding cation:proton antiporter encodes MLPPDQFLLGIALTVLLAVGSQIVASRLRIPALILLLPAGFTAGALTDVVHPEKLAPDNFSSIVSLSVAVILYDAGLGLRLRQLRGATRSVVRRLLLLGVLATWASVTALAPALFGVPFPVAVLLGAVLVVSGPTVVGPLLDHVRPPDGVRRILVWEGTLVDPVGAILGALVLHSLLAGDFRLDRGFHPGEFLLSWLVGLAGGAVGAAVLWFLLHRLRLGETLGTLAQLATVVAVSAGCDVVRDDTGLIAAVVAGLAVANLPGLGMPARRPFFETLVQLIIGLLFVTISAGVTPASVRPVLLPALGLIGALVLVVRPLVAWLSTQGRGLPYGERAFIAWMAPRGIVAASTASAFAATLAGSGLSGTDKILPVTFLVIVGTVLVYGLTAAPVAAALGVNRSARARPLLVGGRPWSVALARCLKSAGLDVAMWTATEEQRQRVRQAGIEPAPGDLLAAATDPSGRIEGVTAVLLLTDDDDFNALVSVVAQDSVDGPVHRVGPPPDGTGAVATRTGPDVLFGPGLGRDVLAARHARGDRFTVGAPGEAPTPGHDALFVLRADGRLDPVTEERPARPGPGDRVVLLGPGPDGRPAKGSPAGSR; translated from the coding sequence GTGCTGCCCCCCGACCAGTTCCTCCTGGGCATCGCCCTGACCGTGCTGCTCGCGGTCGGCTCCCAGATCGTCGCGAGCAGGCTGCGCATTCCGGCGCTGATCCTGCTGCTGCCCGCCGGCTTCACGGCCGGCGCCCTCACCGACGTCGTCCACCCGGAGAAGCTGGCGCCGGACAACTTCTCGTCCATCGTCTCGCTGTCCGTCGCGGTGATCCTCTACGACGCCGGGCTGGGCCTGCGGCTGCGTCAGCTGCGGGGCGCCACCCGCTCGGTGGTGCGCCGGCTCCTGCTCCTCGGCGTCCTGGCCACCTGGGCGTCCGTCACGGCTCTCGCCCCCGCGCTGTTCGGCGTGCCCTTCCCCGTGGCCGTGCTGCTGGGCGCCGTCCTCGTCGTCTCCGGGCCGACGGTGGTGGGGCCGCTGCTCGACCACGTGCGGCCTCCGGACGGGGTGCGGCGCATCCTGGTCTGGGAGGGGACGCTCGTCGATCCCGTCGGGGCCATCCTCGGCGCGCTCGTCCTGCACTCGCTGCTCGCCGGCGACTTCCGGCTCGACAGGGGTTTCCACCCGGGTGAGTTCCTGCTCAGCTGGCTGGTCGGGCTGGCGGGCGGCGCGGTGGGTGCCGCGGTGCTGTGGTTCCTCCTCCACCGGCTCCGGCTCGGCGAGACGCTGGGCACGCTGGCCCAACTCGCCACGGTGGTCGCGGTGTCGGCGGGCTGCGACGTCGTGCGCGACGACACGGGGCTGATCGCCGCGGTCGTCGCCGGGCTCGCCGTCGCCAACCTCCCCGGCCTGGGCATGCCGGCGCGGCGCCCCTTCTTCGAGACCCTGGTACAGCTCATCATCGGGCTGCTGTTCGTGACCATCTCGGCGGGGGTGACCCCGGCGTCCGTCCGTCCCGTCCTGCTGCCCGCGCTCGGCCTGATCGGCGCGCTCGTCCTGGTGGTCCGGCCGCTGGTCGCCTGGCTCTCCACCCAGGGGCGCGGACTGCCGTACGGGGAGCGCGCGTTCATCGCCTGGATGGCGCCGCGCGGCATCGTCGCCGCCTCCACGGCGTCCGCCTTCGCCGCCACCCTGGCCGGCTCGGGGCTGTCCGGCACGGACAAGATCCTCCCGGTCACGTTCCTGGTGATCGTGGGGACCGTCCTGGTCTACGGGCTGACCGCGGCACCGGTCGCCGCCGCGCTGGGCGTCAACCGGTCGGCCCGCGCCCGGCCGCTGCTCGTGGGCGGGCGGCCCTGGTCGGTCGCACTGGCCCGGTGCCTGAAGTCCGCCGGGCTGGACGTCGCGATGTGGACCGCGACGGAGGAACAGCGGCAGCGCGTCCGGCAGGCCGGGATCGAGCCGGCGCCGGGTGACCTCCTGGCCGCGGCCACCGACCCGTCCGGGCGCATCGAGGGCGTCACCGCCGTCCTCCTGCTCACCGACGACGACGACTTCAACGCGCTCGTCTCCGTCGTCGCACAGGACAGCGTCGACGGACCGGTGCACCGCGTCGGCCCGCCGCCGGACGGGACGGGCGCGGTCGCGACCCGCACCGGCCCGGACGTGCTCTTCGGTCCGGGCCTGGGGCGGGACGTGCTGGCGGCCCGCCACGCGCGGGGCGACCGGTTCACGGTGGGCGCGCCGGGCGAAGCCCCGACGCCCGGTCACGACGCGCTGTTCGTCCTGCGGGCCGACGGCCGTCTGGACCCGGTCACCGAGGAACGGCCCGCGCGGCCCGGCCCGGGGGACCGGGTCGTGCTGCTGGGCCCCGGACCGGACGGGCGGCCCGCGAAGGGCTCGCCCGCCGGGAGCCGGTGA
- a CDS encoding cytochrome ubiquinol oxidase subunit I, with amino-acid sequence MHNPVSLPAGAHLLLAEAPAQLLPARELMAFTLASHIILVPMGVALPLITLIMHYRGLRRNDPTALLLARRWSAVMAVQFAVGVVTGTVLSFEFGLLWPGLMGRWGDVFGIGFGVEAWAFFLEAVLIAVYLYGWRRLPARTHFLLGVPLPATALLGAFGILAANSWMNTPRGFRLDSAGNPVDVDVWKAIFTPMFGPQYWHFVVAMFLTAGYVVAGVYAVGILKGRRDRYHRLGFAVPFTVAAVLTPVQFVLGDSIARSVFHEQPVKFAAMELVWETDTHVPEYIFGRLHPDGTVTGGIKIPQLDSILAGFRPDTEVTGLTSVPASDRPNPTQATIAHWAFDIMVVIGSLMMLLVLWYAWVVWRRRKRPAAERLPDSRWFYRSAACAGVASVIAVECGWITTEVGRQPWIVYQNMRVAEAVTATRSSTLWIMFGVVIVVYVFIFGSFLAVLLKMRTRWRLADAAAGTGPPAEAPETGTPYGPRGDVPDAAAGAGARAGEGGTP; translated from the coding sequence ATGCACAATCCGGTATCCCTGCCGGCCGGGGCGCACCTGCTGCTCGCGGAGGCACCCGCCCAGCTGCTCCCGGCCCGGGAGCTGATGGCGTTCACGCTCGCCTCCCACATCATCCTGGTGCCCATGGGAGTGGCGCTGCCGCTGATCACACTGATCATGCACTACCGCGGGCTGCGCCGGAACGACCCCACCGCCCTGCTGCTCGCCCGGCGGTGGTCGGCCGTCATGGCCGTCCAGTTCGCCGTCGGCGTGGTCACCGGCACCGTGCTCTCCTTCGAGTTCGGGCTGCTCTGGCCGGGGCTCATGGGCCGCTGGGGGGACGTCTTCGGCATCGGGTTCGGCGTGGAGGCATGGGCGTTCTTCCTGGAGGCCGTCCTCATCGCCGTCTACCTCTACGGCTGGCGACGGCTGCCGGCGCGGACGCACTTCCTCCTCGGGGTGCCGCTGCCGGCCACCGCCCTGCTGGGGGCCTTCGGGATCCTGGCGGCCAACTCCTGGATGAACACCCCCCGCGGCTTCCGGCTCGACTCCGCGGGCAACCCCGTGGACGTCGACGTCTGGAAGGCGATCTTCACGCCGATGTTCGGGCCGCAGTACTGGCACTTCGTCGTGGCGATGTTCCTGACGGCCGGGTACGTCGTCGCGGGGGTCTACGCCGTGGGGATCCTGAAGGGCCGCAGGGACCGCTACCACCGCCTCGGATTCGCGGTCCCGTTCACCGTCGCCGCGGTCCTCACGCCCGTCCAGTTCGTGCTCGGCGACTCCATCGCCCGCTCCGTGTTCCACGAGCAGCCGGTGAAGTTCGCCGCGATGGAACTGGTGTGGGAGACCGACACCCACGTGCCCGAGTACATCTTCGGCCGGCTGCACCCGGACGGCACCGTCACCGGCGGCATCAAGATCCCCCAACTCGACTCCATCCTCGCGGGGTTCCGGCCCGACACCGAGGTCACCGGCCTCACCTCCGTGCCCGCCTCCGACCGGCCCAACCCCACCCAGGCCACGATCGCCCACTGGGCCTTCGACATCATGGTCGTCATCGGCTCGCTGATGATGCTCCTCGTGCTCTGGTACGCGTGGGTGGTGTGGCGCAGACGGAAGCGTCCCGCGGCCGAACGGCTCCCGGATTCCCGGTGGTTCTACCGCAGCGCGGCCTGTGCCGGGGTCGCCTCCGTCATCGCCGTCGAGTGCGGCTGGATCACCACCGAGGTGGGGCGACAGCCCTGGATCGTGTACCAGAACATGCGGGTCGCCGAGGCGGTCACGGCGACCCGTTCCTCCACCCTCTGGATCATGTTCGGCGTCGTGATCGTCGTGTACGTCTTCATCTTCGGCTCCTTCCTCGCGGTGCTGCTCAAGATGCGCACCCGGTGGCGGCTCGCGGACGCGGCGGCGGGGACGGGCCCCCCGGCCGAGGCCCCGGAGACCGGTACGCCCTACGGCCCTCGCGGTGACGTGCCGGACGCGGCCGCCGGCGCCGGGGCCCGGGCGGGCGAGGGCGGTACGCCATGA
- a CDS encoding SDR family oxidoreductase, giving the protein MLKGQKALVTGANSGIGKATAIALGRAGADVVVNFVAGQEAADAVVKEITAAGVRAYAHEADVSDEEQVVAMTRRMVEEFGTIDILVANAGLQRDAALTEMTLAQWQKVIDVNLTGQFLCAREAVKEFLRRGVVPEVSRAAGKIVCMSSVHQIIPWAGHVNYASSKGGVQMMMETLAQELAPKKIRVNAVAPGAIKTPINTDAWDTPDAERDLLTLIPYARVGEPDDIAHAVAVLASDLMDYVVGTTLYVDGGMTLFPGFATGG; this is encoded by the coding sequence CTGCTGAAGGGTCAGAAGGCGCTGGTCACCGGCGCCAACTCGGGCATCGGGAAGGCGACGGCGATCGCCCTCGGCCGGGCCGGCGCGGACGTCGTCGTCAACTTCGTGGCCGGTCAGGAGGCGGCCGACGCGGTCGTCAAGGAGATCACCGCCGCCGGAGTGCGCGCCTACGCCCACGAGGCCGACGTCTCCGACGAGGAGCAGGTCGTCGCGATGACGCGGCGGATGGTCGAGGAGTTCGGCACCATCGACATCCTCGTCGCCAACGCCGGCCTCCAGCGGGACGCCGCGCTCACCGAGATGACGCTCGCCCAGTGGCAGAAGGTCATCGACGTCAACCTCACCGGCCAGTTCCTGTGCGCCCGGGAGGCGGTCAAGGAGTTCCTGCGGCGCGGCGTCGTCCCCGAGGTGTCGCGCGCCGCCGGGAAGATCGTCTGCATGAGCTCGGTCCACCAGATCATCCCCTGGGCCGGCCACGTCAACTACGCCTCCTCCAAGGGCGGCGTGCAGATGATGATGGAGACCCTCGCCCAGGAGCTCGCGCCGAAGAAGATCCGGGTCAACGCCGTCGCGCCGGGCGCCATCAAGACCCCGATCAACACCGACGCCTGGGACACGCCCGACGCCGAACGGGACCTCCTCACGCTCATCCCGTACGCCCGCGTCGGGGAGCCCGACGACATCGCGCACGCCGTCGCCGTCCTCGCGTCCGACCTCATGGACTACGTGGTGGGCACCACGCTGTACGTCGACGGAGGCATGACCCTCTTCCCCGGGTTCGCCACCGGCGGCTGA
- a CDS encoding cytochrome d ubiquinol oxidase subunit II, with amino-acid sequence MTTAGIVALVLLLAVAAYACAGGTDYGAGFWDLTAGGAERGKRPRWLIDHAMAPVWEVNNVWLIFVLVIMWTGFPVLFQTVFSSMWLPLALAVVGLVLRGAGFALRKPIKRVAGRRLYGAMFAVSSLLTPYFLGAAVGGVASGRVAPGTTASADAWANPTSFFFGLLTVTATAFLGAVFLSCDAERWDAPDLVGYFRRRALASLAVAALLGVAALFVVPSDAPHLWSGLTRGAGLVFALVAVACTVATAVMLLRGHARWSRFTAVGVVAASVLAWGVAQRPYLIPTSLTVEDAAGAPSTLVWLLIVTLVAVLLVGPALVLLYWLDTHGELESLSESDLRQGGGAGPAGSE; translated from the coding sequence ATGACGACCGCAGGCATCGTCGCCCTGGTGCTGCTGCTCGCCGTCGCCGCCTACGCCTGCGCCGGAGGCACCGACTACGGCGCCGGGTTCTGGGACCTCACCGCGGGCGGCGCCGAGCGGGGCAAGCGGCCGCGGTGGCTGATCGACCACGCCATGGCACCCGTGTGGGAGGTCAACAACGTCTGGCTGATCTTCGTCCTCGTCATCATGTGGACCGGATTCCCGGTGCTGTTCCAGACGGTGTTCTCGTCGATGTGGCTGCCGCTGGCCCTCGCCGTGGTCGGCCTGGTCCTGCGGGGCGCCGGCTTCGCCCTGCGCAAGCCGATCAAGCGGGTGGCCGGGCGGCGGCTGTACGGCGCGATGTTCGCCGTCTCCTCGCTGCTCACCCCGTACTTCCTCGGCGCCGCCGTCGGCGGCGTCGCCTCCGGCCGGGTCGCGCCCGGCACCACCGCGTCGGCGGACGCCTGGGCCAACCCGACGTCCTTCTTCTTCGGGCTGCTCACGGTGACGGCCACCGCCTTCCTCGGCGCGGTGTTCCTCTCCTGCGACGCCGAACGCTGGGACGCCCCCGACCTCGTCGGCTACTTCCGGCGCCGGGCGCTGGCCTCCCTGGCCGTCGCCGCGCTGCTCGGCGTGGCCGCCCTCTTCGTCGTCCCGAGCGACGCCCCCCACCTGTGGAGCGGGCTCACCCGGGGAGCCGGGCTCGTGTTCGCCCTCGTGGCCGTGGCCTGCACGGTGGCGACGGCGGTGATGCTCCTGCGGGGACACGCCCGCTGGTCCCGTTTCACCGCCGTGGGCGTGGTCGCCGCTTCCGTCCTCGCCTGGGGCGTCGCCCAGCGTCCCTACCTCATCCCGACCTCGCTGACCGTCGAGGACGCGGCGGGCGCTCCCTCGACGCTGGTGTGGCTGCTGATCGTCACCCTCGTCGCGGTGCTCCTCGTCGGGCCGGCCCTCGTCCTGCTCTACTGGCTCGACACCCACGGAGAGCTGGAGTCCCTGTCCGAGTCCGATCTCCGGCAGGGCGGGGGCGCCGGCCCCGCCGGGAGCGAGTGA
- a CDS encoding glycoside hydrolase family 15 protein, protein MGDYPLIEDHGLIGDLQTAALVSTQGTIDWYCTPRFDSPSVFGSLLDSEKGGYFKVAPVDRTYATKQLYLPDTAVLVTRFMTEAGAGEVVDLMPVTGSTATQRHRLVRMLRCVRGSLTFKVDIVPRFDYGRSPHKLHYTERGAVFVADGLELTVHAVREPGDVRLAPLDLGDNDMHFTLTLEAGQERGVVLETFADGPPRHVHHAEFMQLFDDTVRFWRDWLSQSRYSGRWREAVERSAITLKLMTYAPSGAIVAAPTAGLPEQLGGERNWDYRFTWIRDASFSVYALLGLGFTDEAQAFIGWLRDRVHEKAGRDGDSGPLNIMYRVDGSSDLEEEILHDWEGYQGSSPVRIGNGAASQLQLDIYGEALDSIFFAHERGIQLDHRGWTSLRTLLDWLSDHWDQPDEGLWETRGGRKDFTYGRLMSWVAFDRALRLAAASGRPASLARWAGERDKLYDQILARGWNHQRQAFVQHYDTDVLDSSLVRMSTVGFITPDDPMWTATLDAMDRELVNDSLVYRYNPEASPDGLAGSEGTFSLCTFMYVDALARAGRLNQSRLVLEKMLTYANHLGLYSEEIALTGRQLGNFPQAFTHLAFIDTAITLDRELNRVQGEARTRTAPAESNL, encoded by the coding sequence ATGGGCGACTACCCCCTCATCGAGGACCACGGGCTGATCGGTGACCTGCAGACCGCGGCACTGGTCAGCACGCAAGGGACGATCGACTGGTACTGCACCCCGCGCTTCGACTCACCGAGCGTCTTCGGCTCGCTGCTGGACAGCGAGAAGGGCGGGTACTTCAAGGTCGCTCCGGTGGACCGGACGTACGCCACCAAACAGCTGTACCTTCCCGACACCGCGGTCCTGGTCACCCGCTTCATGACCGAGGCGGGCGCGGGCGAGGTCGTCGACCTCATGCCGGTCACGGGCTCCACGGCCACCCAGCGGCACCGCCTGGTGCGGATGCTGCGCTGCGTCCGCGGCAGCCTCACCTTCAAGGTCGACATCGTTCCGCGGTTCGACTACGGCCGGTCCCCGCACAAGCTGCACTACACCGAGCGCGGGGCGGTGTTCGTCGCCGACGGCCTGGAGCTGACGGTCCACGCGGTCCGCGAACCGGGGGACGTCCGGCTGGCCCCCCTCGACCTGGGCGACAACGACATGCACTTCACCCTCACCCTGGAGGCCGGCCAGGAGCGCGGGGTGGTGCTGGAGACCTTCGCCGACGGCCCGCCGCGGCACGTCCACCACGCCGAGTTCATGCAGCTCTTCGACGACACCGTGCGGTTCTGGCGCGACTGGCTCAGCCAGTCCCGCTACTCGGGCCGCTGGCGGGAGGCGGTCGAGCGGTCGGCGATCACGCTGAAACTGATGACGTACGCCCCGAGCGGGGCGATCGTGGCGGCCCCGACGGCCGGGCTCCCCGAGCAACTCGGCGGCGAGCGGAACTGGGACTACCGGTTCACCTGGATCCGCGACGCGTCGTTCTCCGTGTACGCCCTGCTGGGCCTCGGCTTCACCGACGAGGCCCAGGCCTTCATCGGCTGGCTGCGCGACCGCGTCCACGAGAAGGCGGGCCGCGACGGCGACTCGGGGCCGCTGAACATCATGTACCGGGTCGACGGCTCCTCCGACCTGGAGGAGGAGATCCTCCACGACTGGGAGGGCTACCAGGGCTCCAGCCCCGTCCGGATCGGGAACGGCGCCGCGTCCCAGCTCCAGCTCGACATCTACGGCGAGGCGCTGGACAGCATCTTCTTCGCGCACGAGCGGGGCATCCAGCTCGACCACCGCGGCTGGACCTCGCTGCGGACGCTCCTCGACTGGCTCAGCGACCACTGGGACCAGCCCGACGAGGGGCTCTGGGAGACCCGGGGCGGGCGCAAGGACTTCACCTACGGACGTCTGATGTCGTGGGTCGCCTTCGACCGGGCGCTGCGGCTGGCGGCGGCGAGCGGCCGGCCGGCCTCGCTCGCGCGCTGGGCCGGTGAGCGGGACAAGCTCTACGACCAGATCCTCGCCCGCGGATGGAACCACCAACGGCAGGCGTTCGTGCAGCACTACGACACCGACGTGCTCGACTCGTCGCTGGTACGGATGTCCACGGTGGGGTTCATCACCCCCGACGACCCGATGTGGACCGCCACGCTCGACGCCATGGACCGCGAACTGGTGAACGACAGTCTCGTCTACCGCTACAACCCCGAGGCCTCCCCCGACGGCCTGGCCGGCTCCGAGGGCACCTTCTCGCTGTGCACGTTCATGTACGTCGACGCGCTGGCGCGGGCGGGCAGGCTGAACCAGTCGAGGCTCGTACTGGAGAAGATGCTCACGTACGCCAACCACCTCGGCCTGTACTCCGAGGAGATCGCCCTGACCGGACGCCAGCTGGGCAACTTCCCGCAGGCGTTCACCCATCTGGCGTTCATCGACACCGCGATCACACTGGACCGGGAGCTCAACCGCGTACAAGGGGAGGCCCGCACGCGGACCGCCCCGGCGGAGTCCAACCTCTGA
- a CDS encoding cyclase family protein translates to MSAEAFRALCERVRERTRRGPDDRRGTLGHLTPARVVAATREVMTGRTVSLSAPVDTRPGPDNPEPARHRMTAPGPGRQPSAGLAFALDRFAMNVHGDADSHLDALCHVLFDGTLYNGVPAGSVTPEGATELGVDVVRDGVVGRGVLLDIPRLRGVSWLEPGDQVTAADLAAAEAAQGVHTGPGDVLLVRVGHRLRRRELGPWNAAEARAGLHPEAVEFLVDRRVAMLGSDGNSDTAPSTVEGVDFPVHVLTVHALGMHIMDYLQFEELAPVCEQEGRWSFLCAVAPLRLPGATGSPVNPVAVL, encoded by the coding sequence ATGAGCGCCGAGGCGTTCCGGGCCCTCTGCGAGCGGGTCCGCGAGCGGACGAGGCGCGGCCCCGACGACCGGCGCGGCACCCTGGGCCACCTCACCCCCGCCCGGGTGGTGGCGGCGACCCGCGAGGTCATGACCGGGCGGACGGTCTCGCTCTCCGCACCCGTGGACACCCGGCCCGGCCCCGACAACCCGGAGCCGGCCCGGCACCGGATGACGGCGCCCGGCCCCGGTCGGCAGCCGTCCGCAGGGCTGGCCTTCGCCCTCGACCGCTTCGCGATGAACGTGCACGGGGACGCCGACAGCCACCTCGACGCGCTGTGCCACGTGCTGTTCGACGGAACGCTGTACAACGGCGTGCCGGCCGGCAGTGTGACCCCGGAGGGCGCCACCGAGCTCGGTGTCGACGTCGTACGCGACGGCGTCGTGGGCCGAGGAGTGCTCCTGGACATCCCCCGGCTTCGGGGAGTGTCCTGGCTGGAGCCGGGGGACCAGGTCACCGCCGCCGATCTGGCAGCCGCCGAGGCCGCCCAGGGGGTGCACACCGGACCCGGGGACGTCCTGCTGGTCCGGGTGGGCCACCGGCTCAGACGCCGGGAACTCGGTCCCTGGAACGCCGCGGAGGCACGCGCCGGACTCCACCCGGAGGCCGTCGAGTTCCTCGTCGACCGGCGCGTCGCGATGCTCGGCAGCGACGGCAACAGCGACACGGCACCGAGCACCGTGGAAGGAGTCGACTTCCCCGTCCACGTCCTGACCGTCCACGCCCTCGGGATGCACATCATGGACTATCTGCAGTTCGAGGAGCTGGCACCGGTCTGCGAGCAGGAGGGCCGCTGGAGCTTCCTCTGCGCGGTCGCGCCGCTGCGGCTGCCGGGGGCCACCGGCTCGCCCGTCAACCCGGTCGCCGTCCTGTGA
- a CDS encoding GMC oxidoreductase: protein MTESPHYDVIVIGTGAGGGTLAHRLAPTGRRVLLLERGGYLPRERDNWDSTAVFVKGKYRAPEFWYDKYGNTFPPEVNYYVGGNTKFYGAALFRLRPEDFGVLRHHGGVSPAWPLSYEDLEPYYTQAEHLYLVHGNHGEDPTEGMVSGQYLHPPVAHEPRIQRLSDDLEKLGLHPFHLPIGVNLVQDRDGRATHSSVCIRCDRVDGFPCLVRGKSDAQVICVEPALEHPNVELITDARVTGLETDATGRSVTTVVAELSDGTEARFSSHLVAVACGAVNTAALLLASAGDRHPDGLANSSGVVGRHYMRHNNMALMAVSKEPNDTRFQKTLALHDWYLGADDWEYPLGGIQMLGKSDAEQIHGEAPRWAGAVTPGMPFEVLAHHAVDFWLCGEDLPDPGNRVTLDRDGGIHLALDEKNNITALNRLRHKLQGMLGRLGMHEHHLLPHSIYLHKGMPIGATAHQAGTVRFGNDPTSSALDVNCKAHDLDNLYVVDTSFFPSIGAVNPSLTAIANALRVGDHLAERLRG from the coding sequence ATGACCGAATCCCCGCACTACGACGTCATCGTCATCGGCACCGGAGCCGGCGGCGGCACGCTCGCCCATCGGCTCGCCCCCACGGGGCGCCGCGTCCTCCTGCTGGAACGCGGCGGCTACCTCCCCCGGGAACGCGACAACTGGGACTCCACCGCCGTCTTCGTCAAGGGCAAGTACCGCGCGCCCGAGTTCTGGTACGACAAGTACGGCAACACCTTCCCGCCGGAGGTCAACTACTACGTCGGCGGCAACACCAAGTTCTACGGAGCGGCCCTCTTCCGGCTGCGCCCGGAGGACTTCGGCGTACTGCGCCACCACGGCGGCGTGTCCCCGGCGTGGCCGCTGAGCTACGAGGACCTGGAGCCGTACTACACCCAGGCCGAGCACCTCTACCTCGTGCACGGCAACCACGGCGAGGACCCCACCGAGGGCATGGTGAGCGGCCAGTACCTCCACCCGCCCGTCGCGCACGAGCCCCGCATCCAGCGGTTGAGCGACGACCTGGAGAAGCTGGGGCTGCACCCCTTCCACCTGCCCATCGGGGTCAACCTCGTCCAGGACCGCGACGGCCGGGCCACCCACTCCAGCGTCTGCATCCGGTGCGACCGGGTCGACGGCTTCCCCTGCCTGGTGCGCGGCAAGTCCGACGCCCAGGTCATCTGTGTGGAGCCCGCCCTGGAGCACCCCAACGTGGAGCTGATCACCGACGCCCGCGTGACCGGGCTGGAGACCGACGCCACGGGCCGCAGCGTCACCACGGTCGTCGCGGAGCTCTCCGACGGAACCGAGGCCCGGTTCTCCTCCCACCTCGTCGCCGTCGCCTGCGGCGCCGTCAACACCGCGGCCCTGCTGCTGGCCTCGGCCGGCGACCGGCACCCGGACGGGCTCGCCAACAGCTCCGGCGTGGTGGGCCGTCACTACATGCGGCACAACAACATGGCGCTGATGGCGGTGTCGAAGGAGCCCAACGACACCCGCTTCCAGAAGACCCTCGCCCTGCACGACTGGTACCTGGGCGCGGACGACTGGGAGTACCCCCTCGGCGGCATCCAGATGCTCGGCAAGTCCGACGCCGAGCAGATCCACGGCGAGGCACCGCGCTGGGCCGGCGCCGTGACGCCCGGGATGCCCTTCGAGGTGCTGGCCCACCACGCCGTCGACTTCTGGCTGTGCGGCGAGGATCTGCCCGACCCCGGCAACCGCGTCACCCTGGACCGGGACGGCGGCATCCACCTCGCGCTCGACGAGAAGAACAACATCACCGCGCTCAACCGGCTCCGCCACAAACTCCAGGGCATGCTCGGCCGGCTGGGAATGCACGAGCACCATCTGCTGCCGCACAGCATCTACCTGCACAAGGGCATGCCCATCGGGGCGACCGCCCACCAGGCCGGCACCGTCCGCTTCGGCAACGACCCGACGAGCTCCGCCCTGGACGTCAACTGCAAGGCCCACGACCTCGACAACCTCTACGTGGTCGACACGAGCTTCTTCCCGAGCATCGGCGCGGTGAACCCGTCGCTCACCGCCATCGCCAACGCCCTGCGCGTCGGGGACCATCTGGCCGAGCGGCTCCGCGGCTGA